A single region of the Epinephelus moara isolate mb chromosome 16, YSFRI_EMoa_1.0, whole genome shotgun sequence genome encodes:
- the si:ch211-220i18.4 gene encoding SRSF protein kinase 3: protein MQRSPLSANIAAQQNQSEAGSSNNFEALGCHEQLDPKDSQDSEDPREYCYGGYHPVQIGDTFNRRYQVVSKLGWGYFSTVWLCLDLKLGRRVAVKVLKSGPGFTQAGQDELALLRCASGPTSRHPFSQRIVQLLDEFKLAGVNGVHMCLVLELLGPDLRGWQLCFGNPGLTQPLVKQILTQVLQGLDYLHTQCKIIHTDIKPENILLCLEEQSHKVPAGDSSCSSVLTGKEAKSTGKEQVNPYRLKDITVKIADLGSSCWVYKHFCEEIQTRQYRSLEVLLGSDYGPPADIWSVACMAVELVTGDSLFEPKAGESISLEEDHIAQIMELLGKIPPAVALSGKYSAEYFSRRGDLRRVGLLRFWSLYDVLVEKYHFPLEDATGFSNFLLRMLDYYPERRATAAQCLRHPWLTS, encoded by the exons ATGCAGAGGAGTCCCCTCTCCGCAAACATAGCTGCTCAGCAAAATCA gagTGAAGCAGGGTCCTCTAATAACTTTGAGGCGTTAGGATGCCACGAGCAGCTGGATCCAAAGGACAGCCAGGACTCTGAGGACCCCAGAGAATACTGTTATG GCGGGTACCATCCTGTCCAGATAGGTGACACTTTCAACAGAAGATACCAGGTGGTTTCTAAGCTTGGCTGGGGCTATTTCTCCACTGTCTGGCTGTGTCTCGACCTCAA GCTGGGTCGGCGTGTCGCTGTGAAGGTGCTGAAGAGCGGACCTGGCTTCACCCAGGCAGGACAGGATGAACTTGCTCTCCTACGATGC GCAAGTGGTCCTACGAGCCGACATCCCTTCAGTCAAAGGATCGTTCAGCTGCTAGATGAGTTCAAGCTGGCTGGGGTCAACGGGGTCC ACATGTGCCTGGTGCTGGAGCTGTTGGGGCCCGACTTGAGAGGCTGGCAGCTCTGTTTTGGGAATCCTGGACTGACGCAGCCTTTGGTCAAACAAATACTTACTCAG GTTCTGCAGGGCCTGGACTACCTTCACACTCAGTGTAAAATCATCCACACAGACATCAAGCCTGAGAACATCCTGCTGTGTCTGGAGGAGCAGTCCCACAAAGTACCAGCAGGggacagcagctgctcctctgtacTGACTGGGAAAGAAGCCAAGTCCACAG GGAAAGAGCAGGTCAATCCATACAGGTTAAAGGACATTACAGTGAAGATTGCTGACCTGGGCAGCTCCTGCTGGGTG tacaaacatttctgtgagGAGATTCAGACCCGTCAGTATCGCTCACTGGAGGTTTTACTTGGATCTGACTATGGCCCGCCTGCTGACATCTGGAGTGTCGCCTGCATG GCCGTTGAATTGGTCACAGGAGACTCTCTGTTTGAACCCAAAGCTGGAGAGAGCATTTCCCTGGAGGAAG ACCATATAGCCCAGATCATGGAGCTGCTTGGTAAAATCCCCCCAGCTGTTGCCTTGTCGGGTAAATACTCTGCAGAGTACTTCAGCCGCAGAG GTGACCTGCGTCGTGTTGGTTTACTGAGGTTCTGGAGCCTCTACGATGTTCTGGTGGAGAAATACCATTTCCCGTTGGAGGATGCCACTGGATTCTCAAACTTCCTTCTGCGCATGTTGGATTACTATCCGGAGAGGAGGGCCACCGCTGCACAGTGCCTCCGCCACCCTTGGCTGACCTCCTGA